The Eptesicus fuscus isolate TK198812 chromosome 20, DD_ASM_mEF_20220401, whole genome shotgun sequence genome contains the following window.
ccGCCCAGCGGGGCCTCCTGCTTCTGGgtggtcccctccccacccccagccccgggcggCGCGGCTGCGGGACGCGGGCCAGGACTGGGcgagtctcctcctcctccctccctgtcagcaCCTGAGGAAGGAGGCCGCCCTGCACGTGCGCAGAGACTTCCACCCCCGGGTCACTTGCGCCTGCCAGGAGCACCGGACCGGCACCGTGGGGTGAGTTGGAGACCCCACAATAAAGACAGGAAGTCCCAGGAAACTTTGTAGTCCAAGCAATGGGGCTCCGTTTGCACCCTCTGCCAGCTGTATGGCTGTTCCCTTCATTCCAGCAAGACGGTTGGCCAGAAAGGTGGCGGTTCAGTTCCCACACAGAGAGGGGGTGGTCCTCAGTGCGCCTTCCACATACCACCCACTTGAGCCCCAGGGTtccaggcgggggaggggggctgtgccTATACCTGAGTCCAATTGTGGGTATAAAAGGGAATACTGACAACAGttgccactatttttttttaaaatgttttcttattgatttcggagaagaaggaagagggagagctagaaacatcaatgatgagagagaatcaccgattggccgccccctgcacaccgcccactggggattgagcccgcaaccccccCACGTGCCCCtcaccggaatggaacccaggacccctcagtccacaggccggcgtgttatccactgagccaaaccggccagggcaacagttGCCACTATTAATGTAGCAGTGTCTGTGTGCCAGGAAGTGTGTTGGAtactgttacttttttttttttttttttttacagagaggaagggagagggatagagagttagaaacatcggtgagagagaaacatcgaccagccgcctcccgcacaccccctactggggatgtgcccgaaaccaagctacatgcccttgaccggaatcgaacctgggacccttgagtccgcaggccgacgctctatccattgagccaaaccgttttcggcAGGATACTGTTACTTTTATGAAATGGAAAACACCATCACTTTTAAAGATGTACCCTGATTTCAGAGATATTAAAATGTATGGGGGGCGGCATGTTTCAGAATATAGaatatttatctcatttttaccttcacaacaacccaataaaatatattctttttttattttatcaaatttattggggtgatattagtCAACATGgacatataggttttaggtgtgggTTTGTATGTTACACACCATGTGTTCACTacccaaagaaaatatattctaaatctCCACTTAAATGTTGAAACTGAGATAGAGAGACTAAGTAATTTGTCCTaagttacacagctagtaagtgtgagagctgggattcaaatatatgtctttttttttttttaatatatttctttttttttctttttttaatatattttattgggttgtgtgtggtgtgttttcagaatatagaatattttccactgagccaaaccactatccactgagccaaaccactttcggctaaatatatttctttattgatttcagaacagaaggaagagggatagagcgatagaaacatcaatgatgagagagaatcattgatcggctgcctcctgcatgccccctattggggatcgagcccacaacccgggcatgtgcccctggccggaatcgaacctgggacccttcagtccgcaggccgacgctctatccaccgagtcaaACCGGCCAGGCAATATATCTGTCTTTTTGATACTGAAGCACAAAACACTCCTAGCCAGCACATCTGTCCAGAAAGCTGCCTAGGAGGCCTGGTGTCTACTGGTGTCTGGCAATTGCAGCCCGGGTGCAACTGCCCTGGTAGACCTCTTCGGTTGCACTGGGACTCCCTAGGGTGAAAGAACTAGTGCCCACTCCTCTTGCCTCCTCTTGTGTCCAGCAGATTTAAGATCTCCAAGGTCATTGTGGTGGGGGACCTGTCGGTGGGGAAGACTTGTCTCATTAATAGGTAAGAGGGTGCTGGAGCGGAACTGGGTTGGGCTGGGCAGGGTAGGGCCAGGGCTAGCCAGATGGGCTGGGCTAAAGGCCAGAGCATCTGGTGCCCCCTCAGGTTCTGCAAAGACACCTTTGATAAGAATTACAAGGCCACCATTGGAGTGGACTTTGAGATGGAACGATTTGAGGTGTTGGGCatccccttcagtctgcagctgtgagtgcttcttcctctctccctcttccagccATTCCTTCCTCTAGCACTTACACCCCACCTACCCCCTATCCCGCATACCTCTGtttcacccctcctccctcctagcTGGGATACCGCTGGACAGGAGAGATTCAAATGCATCGCATCAACCTACTACCGAGGAGCTCaaggtgaggggctgggtgaagTGGGGCAGGTGGCTGCTTCTAACCCAGAGCTGTGGAAATGAGCCAGTCGTGTCTCCCTATCAACCTGGGACTGTGTCTGCCACTCTTCCAGCCATCATCATTGTCTTCAACCTGAATGATGTGGCCTCCCTGGAACATACCAAGTATGTGGGGGTGCTGACATATAGGGAGGCTCTGAGAAGAGAGGGTtccaagagaaggaaagagggggtGGTCAGGGGCCTggtagggaaggaaagaaggcatCTAGGAGCGGAGGATAATTGAGCATCTGAGTGTCAGGGGCAGGAGCCTGCCCTCATCTCTTGCTGTCCACCGTCTGTGGCAGGCAGTGGCTCGCTGATGCACTCAAGGAGAACGACCCTTCCAGCGTGCTTCTCTTCCTTGTGGGTTCCAAGAAGGACCTGAGTGTGAGTGTGCCCGTGGGGGACCTTCCCAACGCGGtaagggaaccccccccccccatctgacTCCGACTTCCCTGCAGACTCCTGCTCAGTATGTGCTGATGGAGAGAGACGCGCTCAAGGTGGCCCAAGAGATGAAGGCCGAGTACTGGGCGGTCTCGTCGCTCACTGGTGAGTAAGAGGGTTAGGCCTGCTGCGTGGCATTCCTGCTTCCCTTGCCTCTCACTCCTACACTCCAGCTGTGCCCAGGGACCCCGGGCTGGAAGTGCCTCTGAGCACCCATCTGTTCCTTGTGTCAGGTGAAAATGTCCGGGAATTCTTTTTCCGTGTGGCGGCCCTGACCTTTGAGGCCAACGTGCTGGCTGAGCTGGAGAAATCAGGGGCCCGGCGCATTGGGGATGTTGTCCGTGAGTTCCCACCTGGATGAGGGTGGCAGGAAGCATGGGGAACCTCCAGTCCCTGCTTCACTTATGTCTCACTCTTCTTCAGGCATCAACAGTGATGATCATGACCTCTACCTAACTGCCCGCAAGAAGA
Protein-coding sequences here:
- the RAB34 gene encoding ras-related protein Rab-34 isoform X2, with protein sequence MNLLAPVRRDRVLAELPQHLRKEAALHVRRDFHPRVTCACQEHRTGTVGFKISKVIVVGDLSVGKTCLINRFCKDTFDKNYKATIGVDFEMERFEVLGIPFSLQLWDTAGQERFKCIASTYYRGAQAIIIVFNLNDVASLEHTKQWLADALKENDPSSVLLFLVGSKKDLSTPAQYVLMERDALKVAQEMKAEYWAVSSLTGENVREFFFRVAALTFEANVLAELEKSGARRIGDVVRINSDDHDLYLTARKKKPTCCL
- the RAB34 gene encoding ras-related protein Rab-34 isoform X1; its protein translation is MNLLAPVRRDRVLAELPQHLRKEAALHVRRDFHPRVTCACQEHRTGTVGRFKISKVIVVGDLSVGKTCLINRFCKDTFDKNYKATIGVDFEMERFEVLGIPFSLQLWDTAGQERFKCIASTYYRGAQAIIIVFNLNDVASLEHTKQWLADALKENDPSSVLLFLVGSKKDLSTPAQYVLMERDALKVAQEMKAEYWAVSSLTGENVREFFFRVAALTFEANVLAELEKSGARRIGDVVRINSDDHDLYLTARKKKPTCCL
- the RAB34 gene encoding ras-related protein Rab-34 isoform X3 is translated as MNLLAPVRRDRVLAELPQHLRKEAALHVRRDFHPRVTCACQEHRTGTVGRFKISKVIVVGDLSVGKTCLINSWDTAGQERFKCIASTYYRGAQAIIIVFNLNDVASLEHTKQWLADALKENDPSSVLLFLVGSKKDLSTPAQYVLMERDALKVAQEMKAEYWAVSSLTGENVREFFFRVAALTFEANVLAELEKSGARRIGDVVRINSDDHDLYLTARKKKPTCCL